The genomic stretch TATTCTTCTCCCAAGTACTCATACAAGACAACACCAAGATGGCCCATTAGTTGCTCTTCCCCACACTGCTTCATAACCACTGCAATTCTGGATATCAGATCTGCAGCTTGCTGTCTCACCTTTGCACTCTTGTTGTTCAGTCGCCATTTTATGGTACCACAAATCTGAGGAAGGTATGGTTTAACTCTTTGGCCAAGTGCATTTACAACAGCACCAAATCCGTTAAGCATCACATTGGCATCGTCACTGGTCTGCTCTTGGAAGGCATAAAGGATTCCATCAATTAAAAGCTCTTCCAATCGAGCATCAATATCAGATGCACCAAGATTTGCAACCACCTTCTCAATGGTCTCCATGACCATTCTTCGGTATGGTTCACTTTCATCTTTGAGGTCTTCCACAATTCTCCCAACTATATCAGCTACACCAACTTTGTTCGCTATCTCCACAGTGGTTTCAACAAGCTGCTTGTAGTTTCTGCGGTCCAAAGCCATTCTTCTGACCCAGAAGTTCCTGAAGAACTCTGGAAGTATGTCTTGACGGATGTAATCCGGCTCCACACCTTCTGTACTCACGCACTGCTTCACCACTTTCAACACAATTTTCTTCATCTCCTCGTCAGGTGATTGAAACTCACGAATAAGAATAACCATAACTTCTTTGGTATAGTAGCTGGCATATACAGCATCCATAAGAGGAATGATGAAACCTATAGCCTTTAAGAAGGCAGCCAAAACCTTGCCACGATGTGATCTAATACCCTTCCATAAGGGCTTCAAAACTGAATCAAAACTCTCAATACCGTACGGCGCAGCAGCTTCAGCAAGAGCAGCCAGAGAAAGAGCTGTAATAGTTCTGACCTTCTGGTTCTCATCATTGAGACCATGTTCAATAATTTCCACCAAAGACCTCAAATGTGGAAGAACAGCACAACCAATGAGAATAGCGATCTGCTGAACAATCTTAATACCCGTATGACGAGCCTGCCAAGACTTCTTACTCTGACAAACTGCTTTCAGGAACGGCAGCAAAGCAGGAATACCGAGTGCAGACGCTACAACACTAAAAGCTCGAGCAGTTGTGTTCCTGACATACTCATCAATGTTGTCAATATCTGGACGCATGGCAGCAATCATAGTCGCCAAGCCAGCTGCCTTGCTAAGATTAGATATAATTTCCCTTCCTTCAACACGAGCATAATAATCTTCATCAATCAGAAGAGGTTCAATAACGACAAGAATCTTGTGCACATACGGGCGAACCAATTCATCCAATTTGTAGAGTACCCTATCAATAACTTTAACCAGCAAGTGCCTTTCTTGGTCTTCCAATGTGGGTTGCATGAGCAATGGCAGAATTCGATTAAATAAGGGCCCCGCACCAAATTCTCTGGCCTTATCAGTAAGCTGTCTCAAAGCAGTTTTCCTCTGAGGGGGTGTGCCATTTTTAACCTTGAGCAAAAGCTTCATAATCTTCCGCTCCTTCTGTTCATCGGGAGACAACTCCTCTTCATCTTCCTCGTTCAACAAGGAACCAAAATACTGGTAATCCTCAGGCTTCATAAATGGCAAACCACCAGGCAtttcttttggtacatcaaactGTTGACCCCGATTTTCCTCAGGAATAGAATACAAGGGAGTCCCTATAGGAGTAGGTGTGGCAAGCAGCTTCCTGGCAGGTGTTCTAATGGGAACATAAGATGGTGGAGGCTCCAAAATCTTATAACCTTCCTGAGGAAACATTGCATCAAGCTCCTCATCAGTCAAGGGCCGATTTCTCTCTTCAATGTCCTTCTCCCACCTCATCAAATTGTATTGTTCAGGAGTCATCGGACCACGCAAATTGATGGCCCCAGGGGTTGGTGTAGCTAATTCAACTCCCCCAACAGGAGTAACACCTGGTGTATATGCTGCTGCCGGGGTAGCACCTGCCATGGGAGTTGCACTTCCCATAGTGGCTGGAGTCTCATCCCACCTTGACCTCTGTCTTTTAGGTGTGGGGGTAGCAAGACCTGCCAGCTTTGGTGTAGCATCCCAAGACATACCAGCTGGAGTTGCTCCTGGAGTAGCACCACCAGCAGGGGTAGCATCAGAATCAGCAACCCTACCAGGCGTGGGAGTCTCATCCCACCTATTCTTCTTCACCGAAGGAGTTGCATCACCGACCCTGCCGGGTGTCGGGGTTGCATCCCACCTCCCAATACCAGGAGTTGAGTCAGGCAAATCCCAATCTGACCCAGCTTTGGCCTTCTTAGCACCACCATCATCCTGAGATTGGTCCCACCTATTCCTCCTCTTCTGAGCTGGCTTCTCAACCTCCTCCTTCTTATCCGCCGCCTTCTCCTgctcttccttcttcttctttgcaaTCTCCTTCATCAACTCTTCCTTCTGTCTCTTCAAAGCCTCCTCCCTCATGACATCCGCATAGGTCCTCACTTCCGGCCCCGGGGTTTTATCCAAAAAGGGATCATTCCTCTCAGGGGAGATCACACGATTCAACCTCCTCCTCCTATAATCATCCTCCCTATCAATAATCTTACTCGGTTTGTTAAATCCCGTTGGCTCATCCTCTTCCCCAGCCCGCGGGGCCTCCTTGAAGAACTGCTTCGGAGCAGTGAACGATGCCATCTTCCTGGCAACCTCATTCTCCGTGTCGAaagtatcatcatcatcattcactGGTATCGACTTCTCATAACCCTCAAATCGGTTGGTATTATACAGATCAGTATCAAAAGTCACCGAATTCATAGAGGCGAGCTGCtcctccatcttcttcctctcctcTTGCGTCTTCTGAATCTCATCATCCATTTTTATATGCTCAATCAATCAAGAGTTCCCCCAGCACCCGAAGCTTCAAAAAACCTAACCCTAATTGAAGATTTATCGAACCACCAAATGTAAGCTGAATCAGGATAAATAAAGGAATATGCTGATATTCACTAATTAAGCACCTGAATTCACAGAGAAAATTTATCAAATAATAAGAATGTTAGAAACTATATAATATAATCAGTTTGAATATTCATACAAGTTCAAAATCAATATCAAAAAACAGATAAACATGATAGGATAAAATTTAGGGATTTTAATTTATAGAAGTATCTGAAGAATACCTGATAGAATAGGATATTATTCCGAGCCCTAGTAAGAGAGGCTAACGCTCGCCGGCGTTGTGGAGTGGGGTTTTTACTTTTTACTATATGTTGAGAGCGAGATACGattatatgaaagttgaaagatccGTACACCGCCTCCGGAGGGTCGGTTGTATGGAGCTATGGACTACCCGACCCGTTGAAGGTGGGGAATATGTAATTAATCTGGCTACATAAGGATAAAAATTACATCTCAATTTCAACTTTTCAAGTTAATTGAAATCCAATAGGAGTATGTTATTTTGGTTGCATAAGGAAAACAATATCCGCACATATTTAGTTGGCagcataaaaaaataatttttgtatatcTAATGAAGTGTTTTGGTTGGCGGCGTTAAGCTtaatatttgcataatttttgCAAGAATTTTATGTATTATTTACGAAAAAATGTAGAATAAGAATGAGTAGTAATTATAGGTAAATAGGGATATTTAAAGATAAAAGTGGCTTTATGATATGAATACCTACATAACATTTACTGTAAGATTTTTTAACTCATAATAATCACTACATTATTATTTATTGTATAgaaatttatatattattattgtaTAAATATCCATGGTTAATTGGTTGACTAATCTTAGGGTACATTTATTGTGCGTGTACCCGATATTAATGAGTATATAATTTTcataaattatataaatattattagATAATATATTTaggttataaaataaaaattaaaaattatattttcttGAAAATGATATATGTTGATCTCATTTCACTAGCTCATTATGAAAAAAAGTCATACCCTATAAAAGTCCTTAGATATCTTATTGTAATTTCTGAGGGCTGCTTTGAAGATATATATTATGATTAGTGTTGTTGTTGTCTGACATAATACTCGAAACAAATAAGTGATACAGAAATAGATTATTACAATTCTCCAAAAATTtgtcaaaaaaaataaaacttttgATTTTTTAAACATGTGGGAGTGGAGAGGTTGATTTTATAGCtcataaaaaaattaataagtgACAATATGAAGCTAAAAAGGACTAATATTGAGTTAAAATTTTTCAATAAATAacttaatatatataaaaaatatataggaactTGTCATTTGTTAGACAAGTgcaaaggaaagaaaatcaattagtgATAACTCATATAGAatatattttgtctttaactaTTTCAGCCTTATAGCTTGAAGTATGCATTTTTATCGACTTGTCTCTCAATGCTATATTGTAACTAATTTtgctttattttcttatttcttttgcCGTCAATACGCCTCTTATGGAAAAAAAAATGTATGTACACTACGAGTTTTATAATTACTTATATGATAAAGTTGTAAA from Nicotiana sylvestris chromosome 12, ASM39365v2, whole genome shotgun sequence encodes the following:
- the LOC104224074 gene encoding uncharacterized protein, with amino-acid sequence MDDEIQKTQEERKKMEEQLASMNSVTFDTDLYNTNRFEGYEKSIPVNDDDDTFDTENEVARKMASFTAPKQFFKEAPRAGEEDEPTGFNKPSKIIDREDDYRRRRLNRVISPERNDPFLDKTPGPEVRTYADVMREEALKRQKEELMKEIAKKKKEEQEKAADKKEEVEKPAQKRRNRWDQSQDDGGAKKAKAGSDWDLPDSTPGIGRWDATPTPGRVGDATPSVKKNRWDETPTPGRVADSDATPAGGATPGATPAGMSWDATPKLAGLATPTPKRQRSRWDETPATMGSATPMAGATPAAAYTPGVTPVGGVELATPTPGAINLRGPMTPEQYNLMRWEKDIEERNRPLTDEELDAMFPQEGYKILEPPPSYVPIRTPARKLLATPTPIGTPLYSIPEENRGQQFDVPKEMPGGLPFMKPEDYQYFGSLLNEEDEEELSPDEQKERKIMKLLLKVKNGTPPQRKTALRQLTDKAREFGAGPLFNRILPLLMQPTLEDQERHLLVKVIDRVLYKLDELVRPYVHKILVVIEPLLIDEDYYARVEGREIISNLSKAAGLATMIAAMRPDIDNIDEYVRNTTARAFSVVASALGIPALLPFLKAVCQSKKSWQARHTGIKIVQQIAILIGCAVLPHLRSLVEIIEHGLNDENQKVRTITALSLAALAEAAAPYGIESFDSVLKPLWKGIRSHRGKVLAAFLKAIGFIIPLMDAVYASYYTKEVMVILIREFQSPDEEMKKIVLKVVKQCVSTEGVEPDYIRQDILPEFFRNFWVRRMALDRRNYKQLVETTVEIANKVGVADIVGRIVEDLKDESEPYRRMVMETIEKVVANLGASDIDARLEELLIDGILYAFQEQTSDDANVMLNGFGAVVNALGQRVKPYLPQICGTIKWRLNNKSAKVRQQAADLISRIAVVMKQCGEEQLMGHLGVVLYEYLGEEYPEVLGSILGALKAIVNVIGMTKMTPPIKDLLPRLTPILKNRHEKVQENCIDLVGRIADRGAEFVPAREWMRICFELLEMLKAHKKGIRRATVNTFGYIAKAIGPQDVLATLLNNLKVQERQNRVCTTVAIAIVAETCSPFTVLPALMNEYRVPELNVQNGVLKSLSFLFEYIGEMGKDYIYAVTPLLEDALMDRDLVHRQTAASAVKHMALGVAGLGCEDALVHLLNYVWPNIFETSPHVINAVMEAIEGMRVALGAAVILNYCLQGLFHPARKVREVYWKIYNSLYIGAQDALVAAYPILEDDETNVFSRPELNMFI